A genomic segment from Nicotiana sylvestris chromosome 1, ASM39365v2, whole genome shotgun sequence encodes:
- the LOC104228996 gene encoding scopoletin glucosyltransferase-like — MNKRTDQLHAYFFPVMAPGHMIPLVDMARQFARRGVKATLVTTPLNAPKFSKTIQRERELGSDISIRTIEFPCKEAGLPDGCENLASTTSTEMTQKFIKALYLFQQPIEQFLEEDHPDCLIASTLFPWTVDVAAKLGIPRLVFSGTGLLPICAYHSLMEYKPHLKVESDTEEFIIPGLPHTIKMSRQQLSDHIKDETENPMTEIIKDVMRAEMTSYGAIVNSFYEVEPNYVKHYREVVGKKAWHIGPVSLCNKDNEDKAQRGQEICFSEHQCLDWLNSKKPKSVVYICFGSMSFFSSAQLLEIAMALEASDQQFIWVVKQNTKNEEQNEWMPEGFEEKLKGRGLIIKGWAPQVLILDHEAIGGFVTHCGWNSSLEGVTAGVPMVTWPLSAEQFFNEKLLVEILKIGVPVGAQAWSQRTDSRVPINRENIQRAMTKLMVGSEAEEMRSRAAALGKLAKMAVEKGGSSDNNLVSLLEELRKKQSNSN, encoded by the coding sequence ATGAATAAAAGAACTGATCAACTTCATGCATACTTTTTCCCAGTGATGGCTCCAGGCCACATGATACCACTAGTGGACATGGCCAGGCAATTTGCTCGGCGTGGTGTGAAGGCAACCCTTGTCACCACTCCTCTCAACGCACCTAAATTCTCCAAAACAATCCAAAGAGAAAGAGAGTTGGGCAGTGATATTAGCATCCGAACAATCGAGTTCCCTTGCAAAGAAGCTGGATTGCCAGATGGCTGTGAAAACTTAGCTTCTACTACTAGTACAGAAATGACCCAGAAATTCATCAAAGCCCTGTACTTGTTTCAACAACCAATTGAACAATTCCTAGAAGAAGATCATCCAGATTGTCTAATAGCAAGCACTCTCTTCCCTTGGACTGTTGACGTTGCAGCCAAGCTGGGAATTCCAAGACTAGTTTTCAGTGGCACCGGTTTACTTCCTATTTGTGCTTATCACAGTTTGATGGAATACAAACCTCACTTGAAGGTCGAATCTGACACAGAAGAGTTCATCATCCCTGGCCTTCCTCACACAATAAAGATGTCAAGACAACAGCTCTCTGACCATATAAAGGATGAAACAGAAAACCCAATGACTGAAATAATTAAAGATGTTATGAGAGCAGAAATGACTAGTTATGGAGCTATTGTAAACAGCTTTTATGAGGTGGAACCAAATTATGTAAAACATTACAGGGAAGTGGTAGGGAAAAAAGCATGGCACATTGGTCCAGTTTCACTCTGCAATAAGGACAATGAAGATAAAGCTCAAAGAGGACAAGAAATCTGCTTTTCTGAGCATCAGTGTTTAGATTGGCTCAattccaagaaaccaaaatcggTCGTTTACATCTGTTTCGGCAGCATGTCGTTCTTTTCATCGGCTCAGTTGCTTGAGATAGCAATGGCTCTTGAAGCTTCAGACCAGCAATTTATTTGGGTGGTgaagcaaaatacaaaaaatgaagaGCAGAATGAGTGGATGCCAGAAGGATTTGAGGAAAAGCTGAAGGGACGAGGTCTGATAATAAAAGGATGGGCACCGCAGGTGCTGATCCTTGATCATGAAGCAATTGGAGGTTTTGTCACTCACTGCGGATGGAACTCGTCGCTGGAAGGAGTAACTGCTGGAGTTCCAATGGTTACGTGGCCACTGTCAGCTGAGCAATTTTTTAATGAAAAGCTGCTCGTAGAGATTTTAAAGATAGGAGTTCCAGTAGGTGCTCAGGCCTGGTCGCAAAGAACAGACAGCAGAGTCCCCATAAACAGGGAAAACATACAGAGAGCAATGACCAAACTGATGGTTGGTTCGGAAGCTGAGGAAATGCGAAGCCGTGCAGCTGCCTTAGGAAAATTGGCTAAAATGGCTGTGGAGAAAGGTGGATCCTCTGACAACAACTTGGTTTCCTTGCTAGAAGAATTGAGGAAGAAGCAAAGCAACTCCAACTGA